ATGACTGAAGACATGGACGATATGATTGAAACCATGATTGAAGCCATGAATGATACGACTGTAGTCCTGATCGGAGATATGACTGGAACCATCACGGTCAACCCGAGCGATGATATGGGCAGCACAACCGAAAGCATTGGCAACATGACTGTACTTATGGCTGGAAGTATGACCGGAAATGTAACAGGTGATATGACCAGACAGATAATTGTGATTAAAGACATCGATGACATCGATGAGATGTCCGAAATAATGGGTAATATGACCGGAATGGTTGGAGATACAGGCAATCAACCCGTGGAGTGTAATCTTGATGGAAAGATGGCTATAATTAGCAATGTAGATTACATGATCGGAACGGCCGAGAAAATAGACAAGCATCTGGCTGACCTTACCACAATGGATGGAAACAAGACTATAGTTGGGGATATTACTGATATATCCGATGACGAAGGTATGGATGAGGACACGTATAACATAACTGGAAAGGTGGCTGTAATCAGGAGCATTGGAGACACGATTTCAATCGTGACCAAGAACGCCACCTGTGATGTAAATCAGACTACAACTTTTGCTGAAGTAGAAAGCATGGACTGAGATAAGGAACATGACCTGAAGCATGTTGTAGTCAATGATCGATGAAGATGTACATATAAGGCCAGGATAAGAAATGAACGATCGACTGTCCTGGTTACAGAAGCCAGCTTGAAAATAGAGGCTGCAAACCTGTATATGGTTTGCAGTTCTCATTTCTTTACTTTATCTGTCAACTCATTTCTTTACTTTATCTGTCAACTCATTTCTTTATTTTATCTGCCAATTCATTTCTTTGTTTTATCTGATAATTCTCTTTTTATCTGATCTCTGATTATTTAAGATCAGGTCTCAATATATTCTGATTCCACTTTTACTGAACATTCAGAGTTAAGTAACTCTCCAATCAAAAAAATAATTTTGAAGGATTAATGCTCTAAGGAAGAATCTGGCAATTTATGAGTCAGATTTTACTAATGTAATAAAATGTGATAGATCTACTTCTTAAAAGACCCTTGATTACGAAAACCTGACTAGTTGCTGTAGTTAATATAGATTAAATATTTATAAATCGATCATTATTGTTTAATAGATTTATATTAAATTAATTTTTATTTTATTAAATATATTTAATTGGGTTAGTTGATCAAATTCGCATACGGGGGGTAAAGAATGAAAATAAAGTTAATAGTTTCTCTGTTAATACTTTGCCTGGCTTTCTTTTTTGGATTGGCACAGGCGCAGATGGGAGGGGATATTACATCTAATAATGCATCTCAGCAGAGAAACTTAACCACAACAGGTGAAATATGCACACTTGCAACTGTAGATAAAACTATTAATGTTAGCCAGCAAGCCGGTGAGGATGTTAAATGGATTTTTCCAGGCCCGAGAAGACTCGATCCTCAGATTTTCGGAACTCCGGATGTGCCAATTGGATATGAGCCAGAGATTGGTGTGCCGTTAGCTAACAGGTCTGTGAGTGGGAACGAATTTACCACAACATCGGTGCCTACACCGTACTCTGATAATTTTACGCGTATTAATGGTTCCTTCAACATGAATTTGACAGACAATACTCCTGTAGATGTGAATGAATCCGAAGATATGGCTGAAGCCGAATTTAATTTCACGGATCCGACAGGAGAAATCAGATATAGGGTTGTTCTGACAAATGTTACTCGCGTTGGGCAGATCCATCCGGTTTTTGGCGGGGTTATTGTTGATGGAATTGCTCATGGGAAAACTGGAATAGGCACACGCCTGGAGCCAACCTCTTACTTATATGGAGCTTTCTGGGGTGTAGGTTCGCTTTACGTAAATGATACTCTTGTCAGCAATAACAGGGTCATACACGCTATGGCAACCGAGCGCATCAGGAGTCCTGACCAGCAGGGTTATAGACTGCTCCTTGATAACGAACTGCCTCACAGGGGTATACAGGCTCATCTCTTATTGCCTGAGAAGGTGATGGCTGACAATGGAACAATGCAGGAACAGCCAGTGCCTACCAACTATACTCTGCCAGGTGGCGAGAACCAGACTTTTATCCATATAATATTCGACGATCCCCAGCTCGAAGGTCTTGAGATCCTTGATTTCGACAACGCAACCGCAGCTATGGCTGAGAACGTGACTGGCATGGAAAACATAACAGGCATGGAAAACATGACTGGTATGAATGAAGTGGTGGCTGCGGGTAGAAAGAATGTTGAGGTGTCAATCAACAATTTTGCCTTTAATCCCGAATCAGTTACAATATCAACAGGTGATACTGTCAGATGGACGAACCTTGATTCAGCTAATCATACAGCTACAGGTTCTACTTTCGACTCCGGCATACTGCAAGAAGGAGAATCGTATGAGTTCCAGTTTACTGACGCAGGCACGTATGAATATTCTTGCTTGATTCATCCTTCCATGCGGGGGTCTGTAATAGTTGAGGAGAAATGAGTTTGGTTTTAGAGTGAACTGAATGAAGGAAATATTCAATCTACTTAAATATTTTATTTTACATAATCCTTCGTTTGTATAACTGAAGAATTTTTTAAAACGGTTATCCTTTTTTGAGTCATTTTGAGTTGTTTTCTTCCTTAACCCGAAATTGGATTTAACAAAGATATCTATAAGTGCTCAAAAATCTAATAATATTTATCTAACCTCTCTTTTAAAAGCAGGTCCACACTCACCTGACAACCTGATAAATTTCGGTGAGACATAAAGACATGGATAAAAAGCAACTAAAAGACGAAAGAAAAGAGCTTCTTTATCAGATTAACGATCTTTTTGATCTCCCTTTAACTTTGCTGTCACTATTATGGCTTGTTCTCATTATTGTCGATTTTGTTTATGGTCTCTCTTCTTCTTTGCAAAAATTAAGTCTGGTTATCTGGGGAATATTTATAGTCGATTTTCTTATTGAATTGTACATTTCTCCGTTAAAGAAAGATTATTTAAAGAGTAACTGGCTTGTTACCTTTTCCCTATTTTTGCCTGCGTTGAGGGTTTTAAGACTATTTAAAGGATTCAGGCTTGTCAGGTTTGCAAATTCTGTCCGATCTCTTAACCTGGCTCGGATTCTTTCTTCTTTTAATCGGAGCTTAAGAACAGTCCGACAGGTAATCAGGCAGCGGGGCTTGAGATACGTTCTATTGCTTACGGTTTTAATTACCTTTCTTGGAGCAGCGGGAATGTACAATTTTGAGCACCCGGGGATTACTTCATATTGGGATGCATTATGGTGGACAGCCATGATTATGACTACAATAGGAAGCGCTTACTGGCCAGTTACCCCCGAGGGGAGAATACTGGCTTTTTCATTATCGGTTTATGCTTTTTCAATTTTTGGGTACATAACTGCAGCCCTGGCAAGCATGCTTGTCGGAAAAGATAAAGAAGAACTTTCCTCAAAAGAAATTGCAGAGATGCGCAGCGAGGTACAGAAACTCTCCAGTGAAATTAACAGGCTTTTGGGAAAGGAAAAAAAGTAAATTTTCTAAAATTTTATGCCGTGTATCTGGTGTCAATATTTATTCAGTTTAAATTGCAGGTTCTGTCCCGAGTTTCAGTTGTTCATTTCCTTTTTCGCCCTGACGCCGATCTTTTATGTATGAAGATAACTATCACAGTAATCGCCATTGCAATCGCAAGTATTCTCATTATAGCTAATTCAAAGTCGTCACCTAACATCAGGGCATGTACTGTGACGAGTGAGAAAGCCAGGTAACTGAGGTAGTGGACTTTCCTCCAATCTTTGTATTTCTTCCTGTACAATGCAATACCTGCAGCCAGAAAGAAGAGATAAAAAGCCGGACGTCCTGCCAATGCAATAAAAATGTTTGTCGGAGAAATCGGCGAAAAGATTCCTATTCCTCTCCCCTGTAAAACAAAAGTAAGTGGGTGAATAAGGATTAGCAATAGTCCAATTCTCGCCAGATTATGGTGAGCTTTCATAAAAGGAAGTCCTGATATTTTTTTCATTTTAGCCATATATTCGGATGTAACTATTGCAAGGAACACGGTCAGGTAGCCGAAAGTCCCTGCAAACCTGCGTATAGTCCTAATAGGTTCTTCAGTGTTTTGAAGAATAATATACGTTATAAATATGGTTACGAGTAGAAGTATGCCGTAGATCGGGTAAAAATATTTATTTGAGGATCCTTTGCCCGAACTTTCCCTACCTTTGCTGTGACCTGTGTATTTTCCCGCCTTCTCTTTATCCAAAATGTTTCCCCCGAAAGTAATGCTGTTATTCTTTCCCAATGACATCAGTGCTTTTAATAAAGTAGTCTACTGGCTTTCTCAAAAAATCGGCTAAGACCAGATTAAATCCTTATGTGTCGAGAATTAACCTTTGTTACTATTACTAGATTAATTTTAGTCACATTAAAGGCGAATCCAGTTAACAAAATTGAATCTTATTGTTAAATTGTGTTTATCTGCCATTTTCGGGTGTTACGCAGGCATGGTTACAAGCTATGTCAGGGTTTAATTTTGTCTTTTTAAATTTATCTTCTGAATTAATTATAGAATTTATACAGAAATTCTCCTTGAGGCTGTTAAGTCAAGCTGAAATAGGATCTCATATGGAAATTTTCTAAAAAATAAGAATTTCTATAATTTTCTTATTAAAAATTATTGTCCGGGATGCTCAGAACGCACTTGTAAAATATATATTATTAAATATATCTCTTTAATTGATTATTGTTCCTTATTTATATTTCTGTATATATTATATCCTTCAAATGATAATCTCCTTTATGTCTCAATTGTTGGCGTGATTTGTATCCATTTCATCGTTAGAGCATTTTCAGCAGTAAAAGATGATTAATTAGCCAGTATTCATGGATATATGATTAACTGGTAAAAATCATTTCCAAGCGCCCCATCTGACGATGAAAATGTGTTACAAAGCCGACATTTAGAAACATAGCAATTTAGGGAGTGTACACAAATGGGTATATTTAAAAAGACAATGAGTATTTTGGTGATGGTCCTCTTTGTACTGTCACTGACAGCTGCGTCAGCCAGTGCATGTGACGGGAAAGATTGTAAATGTAAAGACAAGTGCGACTGGAAAGGCAAGTGTGACTGGAAAGGCAAGTGTGACTGGAAAGGCAAGTGTGACTGGAAAGGCAAGTGTGATTGGAAAGATAAGTGTGACTGGAAAGGCAAGTGCAACTTCAGCCAGTGCAAGTATATCTTCAGCCAGTTTTGCTTCAAGTTTGTAGGGTTCTTTAATTTCTCTGGCTTCTTTGGAAGCGGCTGTAACTGGTGCGGATGGTGTTAACAGTTAAACTTGCATGAATGTAAGTATAAAGAATAAACAGACTAATACTCATTCGATAGCTCTGCGTCGAATTTCTGGGACAGCAAAATCTTCAGCTTCCTAGTATCTAAAAGTATCTAAAATACCGATGGAGGCATTCTCCTTACAGGATTTACGTGCTTGATGGATAAAAAAGATATTAATAAGTTTGCGACAGATGTTATGAATTAAATAGTTGAAGCCGCATGCGATTAATCTTTTTTATCGAATTGCGTAAATTCTTTGCCTTGCTTACCAGCAATTACCGAAGCAAGCTTACGAATGAGTTCATTAATTTTTTTATAATTATACGTCTGAAAAGTTAACGTTATTTTTATAATTTTTAAATTTTTCTTATTATTGTGATTTCTCTTGTTATTGCGATTTTTCTTGTCTCGAATATCAGGAGATTTATCTGTTATGCTAATCAGGGTAACCCGTTACTGAAAATTTCAAACAGTCAAGGAAATTGTTTAACATCCATTTCTTTTTAATGAACAGAAATTTACTTAGATAATTATGTTGTGCAGTATGGGATTTCTCCCGATTGTGAAATAGCTTCCAGTGTAAAATTGACTGGATGTTCACTTTTCCTGAAATTCATCGATAAATATTGATTTTTGTATGAATTCCTTTAATGTATATACAAGACTGAGCTTTTAACCATATTAAAAAATTAGTTATATGAAGCTGAAAATAGATCCTAAGTTTGGATCTTAAATTATTATAATCCCGAGCTTAAAGACTGGGTAATGCTGTTAATATAAAATTATTGTCATAATAACAATTTTGAGATGATTTCTCCTTAAACCGGACTGGATAATGCCTATTTCCAATTATTATAGGCTCCTGATTATTATTTCTTTAAATATTATGTTCTATAAACTATAATCACGTACTAATATAATTAGGGATTTACTTTTCATCGGCTTTCTGTATATTATATGGGGATAATACAGGATTTTTATAACTGGTATACTTATCCATGATAGGTGCTGGATGACGAATTGATGGAAATAATTCATTAAATACTACGTCGATGAAAAAACAGAATTTGTAATTAACCCTAGATTGCATCTTACCTACTGAATCTAAATGAAAAGATAAAATTTAAAAGTATAACAAAAATTTGTGGAGTGTGGTAAATGGTAAAGCTTAAGAAAGCATTGTGTATGCCCATGCTTATCTCTTTCATGGCTGCAATCTCAGCTACTACAGTGAGCGCAGCAAAGGATGGATACGGCAGATTCGACTCGATAGATTCGACAGATTCGATAAGAAATTCGACAGATTTGATACGAAATAAGAAATTCGATAGATTTGACAAATTTGACAGATGTAAATGTTGGGACAAATAAAAGTTTGGTTTTGGAGGCAAATGTAATTTCTTTGGTTTTGATTCCTTCGGAAAGAACAAATGCTGGTGCTAAACTGATCAGTTATAAAGTATAACTGGATTAACCTGCTGCAAAACATGCAAATTCGTAAGCCCATTAGTACAGTCCCACGTTAGATTTCAGGGGTGAAAGACCCTGCTAGATTTTAAAACATATAAGGAAATAAGGAAATAAGGAAATATTTGTAAGGGGATCTTCCAATCCTTCACTTACCTGTAGACTCAAAATAGATCGGCGGATGAACCTTATTTGATGTCTCTGCAGGTATACTTTGCTTCTTACTCTGAAGATTTGCGGCGGTTTTTAATTTTTAAATCTGTTTTTTTTTAATTCCTGCTTTTTCTGCATTTATCCTGTTTTTCTTGCATTTATCCTGTTTTCATCCATAAAACTATCCCAAGATCTGAATAATTGTTTTTATTTTTTATCCGACGGTCAACTTTCCGTTTTTTTCTTGCTGGTTATTTTTCAGATAATCTTTCTTCTCCAGAGTCTCAGTTTACTTTTCGATCTGCTTAATTTTTATTTTTATTTCTGGATTTGCCTGATAAATTGCCGGAATGGAGCCAACCTGGACTAAGAATAAAAAGCTCAATTTTTAAGAGTTATTACTCTTCTTTCGAGGAAAGATAGTTATATCATGAGATAGTTTTTACAGTTAAAAATAATTTATATAGAATGCCTGTTCATACTGGCAAAAAAGTAAATGCGTCCATTTACCTCGAGTTTTAAATTTATTCGAGTTTTAAATTTATAATGCTGGAGGAATCTGATCGAACAAACGGAGTTTGATATGTCTCAGTGTTCTTATTCTCTTGTTTTTAGCAACATTCCTGATCTTTACAGAACAGGGAAAAGAAAAGGAAATAGAAAATCCTTCAGGGTTTGAGAATGTAAGCGTACATGAGGCAGAAGGGATGATTGAAGAAGGCAATGTATTCATACTTGATGTGCGCACGCCTGACGAGTTTAACTCCTCGCATATCAAAGGGGCAACCCTTATTCCCGTAAGCAACGTCTCAGGATCGAATTTAAGCTCAGAACGTTTGCTCGAAGCTCGCATAGATGAAGTTCCTAGGAAGAAAGTACTGGTTTATTGCAAATCAGGGCGCAGAAGTGTGTCGGCAAGTACAATGCTTGTAGATGCAGGATATTCCGAGGTATATAATATGGAAGGAGGTATCAATGCCTGGATAGATGCAGGATATCCGGTTGTAAGCTCGGAAGATATAGAAACTGATGACGGCTCTCGTGGTTGAAACTTTAAACATGGGAGGTTACAAATAAACAAGAGAACTGTATCCTGTCAGTGAAATTTAAGAACAACCCAAATTTATCCTGAAGCTCCATGACAATATTATCCTTTTTCAGCGTGGATCTGCTAATCCTTAATTGTGCTCCATTGATATGGTAAACGAGAAAAAAGCAATCATTCGAGGACTCAGCTGGATATGTTTCTTCACTTCTTTCAGGTGGAATATTTTTTCCCTGCTTATTCTCAATTAAAACTGGTTTAATTAAGTTGATTTAATCTCAATTAAACCAGTTTGGCTTTAATTAATTAGATTAATCCAGATAATACTGATTGACTTTCATGTAGAGTTAGATAAGCTCTAAGAACATTTGTTTGATTTTAAATAAAATAACTTAATTTCAAGTGCAGTAGCTTCTAAATATCTACAGTTTATCCGTTCTATAACTGAAAAGGCTTTTAAACTTCAAAAACAAAGCCTAAGACCGAGTACTAGCCGAGTACTAATTTGGGAGAATATTATGAATAAAGGCAAAATACATCAACCAGGGAAGGGGGTTCTATAATATCCAACGAGAGTGGTAAAGATTCTAAGGTTCCTTATATAAAATCAAATATTGAGAGATGCATGTGTTCAATGTGCCCTGTGCAGGCTGACAGTAAATGTGTGAAGGAAAAACTTCAGAGCGCAAAAGAATTAATGGAAAGCATGCCCGCAGGGGGAGTTCCAGATCCGGAAGAGGTTCCAGGGATATACTGCTCCACAGGCAAAGCTACCTGTGAGGATCTCAAGTTTGACAGAGAATGTATCTGCGGTACATGTGAGGTCTGGAAAGAGTACGGTCTTGAGAAAGTAGATCCAAATAATCACTTCTGCCTTCACGGCAGAGCAACCTGATTTGCTCACTAAGGTTAAGACAAATATCATTTAATTTTTCCTGTAAGCATAAATTTCGTCGTTTTTCAACTTTTTTTCATTCCTTATTTTTCTCGCTGGATAGCTTATCTAAGCTGCAGATCTCGTCTCAGGATCATGTTTTATATTTGCTCTCTCACTAGCGTATATTCTTTCGGCTACTGAAAATGCTTTTATGCCCTAAAGCCGAAACCTGAAATAGAAAAACCAGTGGAGTATTAAGTTTGGGGTAACAGAGTATGGGAAGAAATATATCTACTGAAGAGGGGAGTCCTATTCCACCCAGGGATAGAGATATAACTTTTGAAAGGAGTACGAATTTCCTGGTTCCCTATAATCGGGCAAATGTTAACAGGTGCAGGTGTCCACAGTGTCCAGTGCAGGATGACAGTCAGTGTGCACAGGATAAATTTAAAAGTTCAAAACAATTAATGGAAAATCTTCCAGAAGGCGAGGTTCCGGACCCTGAGGATTTTCCGGGGGTATACTGCTCGGAAGGTGAGGCAACCTGTTCGGATCTTGACCCTGATAGAAAATGCATCTGCGGCTCATGTGAGGTCTGGAAGGAGTATGACCTCAAAGATGCAAATCCAAACAATCACTTCTGTCACAACGGCAGAGCAACCTGAGTTTCTGCCTTCAGACGGTAGTTTTCTCGCTTACTCACTGCCGTTTTTGTTTTCTTACATGTTTTTTCAAAAACTTTCCTAATTTTTGCGCCAGTGAACTGTTTTCAGCTTAAAGACACATTGTTCTCAACTTAAAGACCAATTTTTTGAGTTCAAAGATTGTTTTTTACGCATTCACCGCTTTTTCTGCCTGCAGTTTGTAACCACCTGGAAAAATAGAAAAACAATTAATTTAATTAAAGAAGCAATGGTAGAGTTTGAGAACTGGAAAGCATCAGAAAGTAAGGGAGAATGGATAAACCGGGCTATAAACATAGTTATGCTTTTATTTGCTGCCGAAACATGGAAGCTTCTGGTTGAGAGTTGGGGTTTCCTAAACCATAGGCTAATTTACATCTATATCGGGATCCTGTTATTTTATTTACTGGCAGAAAAAGCTGCATACAGGGGATCAGGTCTTGAAGGACGGCAATCACAAAGATGGATTCGAAGTCTGCTCTTATTTTTCTGGTGGCTTCTTCTGATTGCTCCCATTCTTGAGTATATCTTTTACCTGCGACTTAAATTCGACTTTTTCCCACAGCACAATATAACAGTTACAGCTGCAGGAGCATCACTTGCATTGATAGGCACAGGACTCAGAGTCTGGGGCATGCGGACTCTGGGTCAATATTTCTCTGTCCATATTGAGATAAAAAATAACCATCAGTTAGTTGAAAAAGGTCCCTATAAATTCATAAGGCATCCGGCTTATGCAGGAAACATATTACAGGCAGTCGGAGTCCCACTAATCCTGAATGCTTATCTCACCCTGAGCATATCGGCAGTGTTAGTTTTCCTGTTCTTATACAGGTTGAAACGCGAAGAAGAAGTCCTTGTTCGGGAGGTCAAAGGTTATGAGAACTACACAAAGAGAACATACAGGCTAATTCCTAAAATATGGTGAATACAGGTACAGTACTCAAACACAGGGCTCAGTACTTTGTCGTATAATTCTGTTAAAACTACTTATTCAACATAATTAATTTCTTCATTAACTTTTGGCTAGTTTTTCGTTTTGGTTATTAATTATTTTTCTAATTATTATTTTGAGGCGGATTAATTAAATGGATTTTTAAACCCCCTACCTACCGAAAATGATATATCTTCGTAAATATTCTTATCTTACAGCCAAAATATTTGAGATATGTATATATAAATGGTGGCAGTGTTCAATGCGGGGTTTATCTTGGTTCTCTGAGATTTCAGGAAGCCCAGAAACTTATTTCACTTCTGGAGGAACAAAATAAATGGCACTCTCGTTACTGGCAAATGTTGATGTAATACTGGGCTTTGCCATTCTAATTCTTACAATATTCTACAGATTTGAGTTCCCTCCTGTGCTGGGTTTTCTTGTAATCGGAATGCTGATAGGACCTTATGGGCTCGAGATTGTTAATGGAGGAGAGATTGTAGACCTGAGTACCGAACTCGGTGTAATCTTTTTGCTTTTCACGATAGGAATTGAACTCTCCCTAAATGAGCTCAAGAAAATGAAAAAAGCTTTATTATTAGGGGGGACTCTCCATTTCCTTTTCACAACAATTTTATTTTTTATTTTATGCTCAGTTCTGGGTTTCAGTCCTGTTACCTCTATTTTCATATGTTTTTTGGTTTCACATAGCAGTACTGCAGTAACACTAAAAATTTTTCAGGATAGAAATGAGCTTTTTACCCCTCATGGAAAAACCTCGCTTGCAGTTCTGATATTTCAGGACCTTGCTATCGTACCTCAGATCCTGATTGTTCCAATGCTTACAGGGAGCTCTGTAAATTTTGAGGGAGCGCTTCCTGATGTCTTCATAAAAGGCTCTCTGATTATCCTGGTTTTTATCCTGAGTGCTAAATTTATTGTTCCCTGGATATTTTACCATGTGGGCAGAACTGGAAATAAGGAATTATTCCTTGTCAGTGTTGTGTTCATCTGTTTATCAGCATCTGTCT
This region of Methanosarcina flavescens genomic DNA includes:
- a CDS encoding cupredoxin domain-containing protein, with amino-acid sequence MKIKLIVSLLILCLAFFFGLAQAQMGGDITSNNASQQRNLTTTGEICTLATVDKTINVSQQAGEDVKWIFPGPRRLDPQIFGTPDVPIGYEPEIGVPLANRSVSGNEFTTTSVPTPYSDNFTRINGSFNMNLTDNTPVDVNESEDMAEAEFNFTDPTGEIRYRVVLTNVTRVGQIHPVFGGVIVDGIAHGKTGIGTRLEPTSYLYGAFWGVGSLYVNDTLVSNNRVIHAMATERIRSPDQQGYRLLLDNELPHRGIQAHLLLPEKVMADNGTMQEQPVPTNYTLPGGENQTFIHIIFDDPQLEGLEILDFDNATAAMAENVTGMENITGMENMTGMNEVVAAGRKNVEVSINNFAFNPESVTISTGDTVRWTNLDSANHTATGSTFDSGILQEGESYEFQFTDAGTYEYSCLIHPSMRGSVIVEEK
- a CDS encoding potassium channel family protein yields the protein MDKKQLKDERKELLYQINDLFDLPLTLLSLLWLVLIIVDFVYGLSSSLQKLSLVIWGIFIVDFLIELYISPLKKDYLKSNWLVTFSLFLPALRVLRLFKGFRLVRFANSVRSLNLARILSSFNRSLRTVRQVIRQRGLRYVLLLTVLITFLGAAGMYNFEHPGITSYWDALWWTAMIMTTIGSAYWPVTPEGRILAFSLSVYAFSIFGYITAALASMLVGKDKEELSSKEIAEMRSEVQKLSSEINRLLGKEKK
- a CDS encoding ferric reductase, which codes for MDKEKAGKYTGHSKGRESSGKGSSNKYFYPIYGILLLVTIFITYIILQNTEEPIRTIRRFAGTFGYLTVFLAIVTSEYMAKMKKISGLPFMKAHHNLARIGLLLILIHPLTFVLQGRGIGIFSPISPTNIFIALAGRPAFYLFFLAAGIALYRKKYKDWRKVHYLSYLAFSLVTVHALMLGDDFELAIMRILAIAMAITVIVIFIHKRSASGRKRK
- a CDS encoding rhodanese-like domain-containing protein, producing the protein MFLATFLIFTEQGKEKEIENPSGFENVSVHEAEGMIEEGNVFILDVRTPDEFNSSHIKGATLIPVSNVSGSNLSSERLLEARIDEVPRKKVLVYCKSGRRSVSASTMLVDAGYSEVYNMEGGINAWIDAGYPVVSSEDIETDDGSRG
- a CDS encoding DUF2769 domain-containing protein, with the protein product MCSMCPVQADSKCVKEKLQSAKELMESMPAGGVPDPEEVPGIYCSTGKATCEDLKFDRECICGTCEVWKEYGLEKVDPNNHFCLHGRAT
- a CDS encoding DUF2769 domain-containing protein, whose product is MGRNISTEEGSPIPPRDRDITFERSTNFLVPYNRANVNRCRCPQCPVQDDSQCAQDKFKSSKQLMENLPEGEVPDPEDFPGVYCSEGEATCSDLDPDRKCICGSCEVWKEYDLKDANPNNHFCHNGRAT
- a CDS encoding methyltransferase family protein, which translates into the protein MVEFENWKASESKGEWINRAINIVMLLFAAETWKLLVESWGFLNHRLIYIYIGILLFYLLAEKAAYRGSGLEGRQSQRWIRSLLLFFWWLLLIAPILEYIFYLRLKFDFFPQHNITVTAAGASLALIGTGLRVWGMRTLGQYFSVHIEIKNNHQLVEKGPYKFIRHPAYAGNILQAVGVPLILNAYLTLSISAVLVFLFLYRLKREEEVLVREVKGYENYTKRTYRLIPKIW